A stretch of the Clostridium fungisolvens genome encodes the following:
- a CDS encoding CotS family spore coat protein has product MLKLKYGDKKYLCEYDLNIELFNKFSIEVEDLVPVRSVFILETSKGKKILKKIDYSIDRLNFISQSLDFIKNTFHRALTIDIAGDGNRYVLWDGGVYTLLDLIEGRECAFSNIVDLSISARDLAVMHKSSIGIIKNINGKVNTSYSLDQKDITLGNMEGYFKYSLSDMKKLKEQVISYRHKNEFDKLFLNEVDYYIDEVKECVELLRNSKYNDICKEEDKVVLCHGDLAHHNILIKDEEAYFIDFDYCSIDLRVKDIAQLITKAIKNFAYDVDKFNTIIDAYTSVLNLSNEEYNLLYILLKFPSDFYTSVSDYYYKNKDWDEDVFLARFINKLEFRDDREEFLKEFNNEKL; this is encoded by the coding sequence ATGTTAAAGTTAAAGTATGGAGATAAAAAATATCTTTGCGAATATGATCTTAACATTGAACTTTTTAATAAGTTCTCTATTGAGGTTGAGGATTTAGTTCCTGTAAGAAGTGTATTTATACTAGAAACTTCTAAAGGTAAAAAGATATTAAAGAAAATTGATTACTCAATTGATAGGCTAAACTTTATTTCACAAAGCTTAGATTTTATAAAGAATACATTCCACAGAGCACTTACTATAGACATAGCTGGAGATGGCAATAGATATGTTCTATGGGATGGGGGAGTATATACCTTATTAGACCTCATTGAAGGTAGAGAATGTGCATTCTCAAATATAGTAGATTTATCTATTTCGGCAAGAGATTTGGCTGTGATGCATAAAAGTTCAATAGGTATAATTAAGAACATTAATGGAAAAGTTAATACTAGCTATTCTTTAGATCAAAAAGATATTACGCTAGGGAATATGGAGGGATATTTTAAGTATTCTCTTTCAGATATGAAAAAACTAAAAGAGCAAGTTATAAGTTACAGGCACAAGAATGAATTCGATAAACTGTTTTTAAATGAAGTTGATTATTATATAGATGAAGTAAAAGAATGTGTAGAGCTGTTAAGAAATTCGAAATACAATGATATATGTAAAGAAGAAGATAAAGTAGTATTATGCCATGGAGATTTAGCACATCATAATATTTTAATTAAAGATGAAGAGGCGTATTTTATAGATTTTGATTATTGTAGTATAGACTTAAGGGTTAAGGATATAGCTCAACTTATAACAAAGGCTATAAAAAATTTTGCTTATGATGTGGATAAGTTTAATACTATAATTGATGCTTACACAAGTGTGCTTAATTTAAGTAATGAGGAATATAACCTACTATATATTCTATTAAAATTTCCTTCTGATTTCTATACTTCTGTATCAGACTATTATTATAAAAATAAAGATTGGGATGAAGATGTATTTCTTGCAAGATTTATAAATAAGCTGGAGTTTAGAGATGATAGGGAAGAATTTTTAAAAGAGTTTAATAATGAAAAGCTATAA
- a CDS encoding CotS family spore coat protein, with protein sequence MDIDEIKASIKEQYGIDVTECIKIKNIYKLKSNHGEYCLKLIKYQYPHFYFILSAILHLQKQGFNKVPEIIGTVKGEKYIKLGDLHAYLTPWVISRESNYDNPIDLMRAAEKLSELHVCSEGFTLTKEMKPRIGWFTWTNVFSTRIDEIMDFKKRIGQKAVKSEFDKLYISLIEDEVRRAVASIENLKDSNYAEIMEKEVLKRGFCHHDYAHHNVLVEASSDIAIIDFDYCILDTHLHDLSSLMIRAMKDGKWDVEKADFIIKSYEANKKVLPEEIAIIAAFIEFPQQFWQIGLQYYWEQQPWGEEFFMKKLTKYSEDRRERQEFVDDLRIYL encoded by the coding sequence GTGGATATAGATGAAATAAAAGCTAGTATAAAAGAGCAATACGGCATAGATGTAACAGAATGTATTAAGATTAAAAATATATACAAATTAAAATCAAACCATGGGGAGTATTGTTTGAAATTAATTAAATATCAATATCCTCATTTTTATTTTATCTTGTCGGCTATATTACATCTTCAAAAGCAAGGCTTTAATAAGGTGCCAGAGATAATAGGTACAGTGAAAGGTGAAAAATATATAAAGCTAGGGGATCTACATGCTTACCTTACACCTTGGGTTATTTCTAGAGAAAGCAATTATGATAATCCAATAGATCTCATGAGAGCGGCAGAGAAGCTATCTGAATTACATGTATGTAGCGAAGGATTTACATTAACAAAGGAAATGAAACCAAGAATAGGGTGGTTTACTTGGACAAATGTATTTAGTACAAGAATAGATGAAATAATGGATTTCAAAAAAAGGATTGGACAAAAAGCAGTAAAATCTGAGTTTGATAAATTATATATTTCATTAATAGAAGATGAGGTAAGACGAGCTGTAGCTTCTATTGAAAATCTTAAGGACAGTAATTATGCTGAAATAATGGAGAAAGAAGTTCTAAAAAGGGGGTTCTGCCACCATGACTATGCACATCATAATGTATTAGTTGAAGCGAGTAGTGATATAGCAATAATAGATTTTGATTACTGCATATTAGATACTCATTTGCATGACCTCAGCTCTCTTATGATAAGAGCTATGAAAGACGGAAAATGGGATGTAGAAAAGGCAGATTTTATAATAAAGTCCTATGAAGCTAACAAAAAAGTGTTACCAGAAGAAATAGCTATTATTGCTGCTTTTATTGAATTTCCTCAGCAATTTTGGCAGATAGGACTTCAATATTATTGGGAGCAACAGCCTTGGGGTGAGGAGTTTTTTATGAAAAAATTAACTAAGTATAGTGAAGATAGAAGGGAAAGACAGGAGTTTGTTGATGATCTGAGAATTTATCTATAG
- a CDS encoding glycosyltransferase family 4 protein, translating into MRIAVDARGINWYKGTGIGTYTYNVLKNLLNIDLEDKYSLFWSGPISKEFTDEKTEVIMASRRHQRFFENIYFPNYLYDKKVDLYHVPQNGIGLNDQINCKKVVTIHDLIPYIMPETVGKGYLKRFLTDMPKIIDNCDGILTVSEYSKKDILKFFPTIDEDKIFVTPLAADTSFKPLDKAECTAMVNKRFNFTKNFILYIGGFSSRKNVLGIIQAFNKMKLDTDLSLVIVGSLKDEGIKLMDICKELNLDKRVVFTNFVEDEFLPILYNGCEIFVYPSLYEGFGLPPLEAMSCRTPVITSNATSIPEVVSDTALLIDPLSSDELYNAMSKLISSKQLRDELALKGYERSKLFNWKKTSEDTLEAYNKILLQS; encoded by the coding sequence ATGAGGATTGCTGTTGATGCCAGAGGTATCAATTGGTATAAAGGAACTGGGATTGGTACTTATACCTATAATGTCTTAAAAAACTTACTGAATATAGATTTAGAAGATAAGTACAGCCTCTTTTGGTCTGGCCCTATTTCTAAAGAATTCACTGATGAAAAAACTGAAGTTATTATGGCCTCTAGAAGACATCAGCGATTTTTCGAAAATATATATTTCCCAAACTATTTGTACGACAAAAAAGTGGATTTATATCATGTTCCACAAAATGGGATAGGCCTGAACGACCAGATAAACTGCAAAAAAGTAGTTACCATACATGATTTAATTCCATATATTATGCCTGAGACAGTTGGCAAGGGATATTTGAAAAGATTTTTAACTGATATGCCTAAAATAATTGATAATTGTGATGGAATTCTCACAGTTTCTGAGTATTCAAAGAAAGATATCTTAAAGTTCTTCCCAACTATAGATGAAGATAAAATTTTTGTTACGCCTTTAGCTGCAGATACTTCTTTCAAGCCTTTAGATAAAGCAGAATGTACAGCTATGGTTAATAAAAGATTCAATTTCACTAAGAATTTTATTTTGTATATCGGTGGCTTTAGTTCTAGAAAAAATGTTTTAGGTATCATACAGGCATTTAATAAAATGAAGCTTGATACTGATCTTAGTTTAGTAATTGTAGGCTCTTTAAAAGATGAAGGTATCAAACTGATGGATATATGTAAAGAGCTAAATTTAGATAAAAGAGTAGTATTTACTAATTTCGTAGAAGATGAATTTCTGCCAATACTCTACAACGGCTGTGAAATTTTTGTATATCCTTCATTATATGAAGGTTTTGGACTTCCGCCACTGGAGGCAATGAGCTGCAGGACACCTGTCATAACCTCAAATGCTACTTCTATTCCTGAAGTAGTTTCAGATACAGCACTACTTATAGATCCATTAAGTTCTGATGAACTTTACAACGCAATGTCAAAGCTTATATCTTCAAAACAGCTTAGAGATGAACTAGCCTTAAAAGGATATGAAAGAAGTAAATTATTTAACTGGAAAAAGACCTCTGAAGATACTCTAGAGGCTTATAATAAAATTTTATTACAAAGCTAA
- a CDS encoding ABC transporter substrate-binding protein yields MRRYIGILMVILYTSFLLSGCKQDSKVKDVSEASYEYNIWSYAPYSDYLKSQVIEFNKKYPKVRINVNDIKQDSYMKSVNNNITTVDKRPDLVLLTGQELNDMLLSNKDVFTAITSDVSSRVKSYSQGRIDEITVNNQIYGFPWDTKPIVMFCNSELLHKFNVNLDDVNTWSMLIDAGKKYYEASGKKENIMVMNEESEKSLVKMLLYQLGVPSENLDMTSGNKNLTKVIDLISDLKKNNVLRIDNNFDSFKSPILFGSSNTYMNLEKVYKEGNLFVKDLPAFEPGGNTSVIMEGVNAVFLNNKKDIELLKQFIAGALTDKENLIKYMSTNGVFPSYIDSYANSEIDKKIQFLDYDRLWARMSIIETNSKRKKYYYDMSKMIDSYIEQSNKLDVQVNGSVVH; encoded by the coding sequence ATGCGAAGATACATTGGAATACTAATGGTTATTTTATATACAAGTTTCTTATTGTCCGGATGTAAGCAAGATTCAAAAGTAAAAGATGTTAGTGAAGCAAGTTATGAATACAACATCTGGAGCTATGCTCCATATAGCGATTACTTAAAGAGTCAAGTTATAGAATTTAATAAAAAATATCCTAAAGTAAGGATTAATGTAAATGATATAAAGCAAGATTCTTATATGAAAAGTGTTAATAATAATATAACAACTGTGGACAAAAGGCCAGATTTGGTGCTTTTAACTGGTCAGGAGTTGAACGATATGTTGCTTTCTAATAAGGACGTATTTACCGCAATAACTAGTGATGTAAGTTCTAGAGTAAAGAGTTATTCTCAAGGGAGAATAGATGAAATAACTGTAAATAACCAGATATATGGATTTCCATGGGATACAAAACCTATAGTGATGTTTTGTAATAGTGAGCTATTACATAAATTTAATGTGAATTTAGATGATGTAAATACTTGGAGCATGCTAATAGATGCCGGGAAAAAGTATTATGAAGCCAGCGGAAAAAAAGAAAATATTATGGTAATGAATGAAGAAAGTGAAAAGTCATTAGTAAAAATGCTATTATATCAACTTGGAGTACCTTCAGAGAACCTAGATATGACCTCAGGAAACAAAAATCTCACTAAGGTAATTGACTTGATATCAGATTTAAAGAAAAATAATGTACTTAGGATAGACAATAATTTTGATAGCTTCAAATCCCCAATATTATTTGGCTCCAGTAATACTTATATGAACTTAGAAAAAGTATATAAAGAAGGAAATTTATTTGTTAAGGATTTGCCAGCTTTTGAACCAGGTGGAAATACCTCTGTGATTATGGAAGGGGTTAATGCTGTATTTTTGAATAATAAGAAAGATATAGAGCTATTAAAGCAATTTATAGCTGGTGCCCTCACAGATAAAGAAAACCTTATAAAGTATATGTCAACTAATGGAGTCTTTCCAAGTTATATAGACAGCTATGCTAATTCAGAGATTGATAAGAAGATACAGTTTTTAGATTACGATAGATTATGGGCGAGGATGTCCATCATCGAAACAAATTCAAAGAGAAAAAAATATTACTATGATATGAGTAAGATGATAGATTCTTACATAGAGCAAAGTAATAAGCTTGATGTGCAAGTAAATGGAAGTGTAGTGCACTAA
- a CDS encoding glycosyltransferase family 4 protein, producing the protein MNYCIDGLAASKMQGTDMFSYSREIISLLNSSTTFDEMHAIWDSFPLSFYWERLKNIDFVPLTIDRTKNDYSKLVDFLTENDISIYHSPNNGFSIPEKKVCKYITTIHTLYPIADKKNIDEKYLSKFIKMVPSALSISDSIIVNSEFTKDELINYFEVDKEKIKVVYPKCSEIFKPMEKVLCKNFLKRNYKIDYPYMLYVGSITERKNLELIIEILKQVKAKENNIKLVIAGDGSGKRSEYLNKLKKLINKYGLDNDVIFLGLVKYTHLPIFYSGALCVVDFSNYNSYPLSIVEACNCKSVVICNKTPVNLKVLNKCVVYAGYDEVIAIADFIQGMNDNSSYKNQIVAKFSTPLYSSDEQLLSMYSL; encoded by the coding sequence ATGAATTATTGTATAGATGGATTAGCTGCATCTAAGATGCAAGGAACAGATATGTTTTCTTATTCTAGAGAGATTATAAGTCTACTTAACTCTTCAACTACCTTTGATGAAATGCATGCAATTTGGGATAGCTTTCCCTTAAGCTTTTATTGGGAAAGACTAAAAAACATAGACTTTGTTCCACTTACTATTGATAGAACAAAAAATGATTACTCTAAATTAGTAGATTTTCTTACAGAAAATGATATAAGTATCTATCATTCACCTAATAATGGTTTTAGCATACCTGAAAAAAAAGTTTGCAAATATATAACAACTATACACACACTTTATCCAATTGCAGACAAGAAAAACATAGATGAAAAATATTTAAGTAAGTTTATTAAAATGGTTCCATCAGCCTTATCCATAAGTGACTCAATAATAGTTAACTCTGAGTTTACTAAAGATGAATTAATTAATTATTTTGAGGTGGATAAAGAGAAGATTAAGGTTGTATATCCTAAGTGTAGTGAAATATTTAAACCTATGGAGAAAGTCTTATGCAAAAACTTTCTAAAGAGAAATTATAAGATTGATTACCCTTATATGCTCTATGTTGGAAGCATAACAGAAAGAAAGAACTTAGAACTTATAATTGAAATTTTGAAACAGGTTAAAGCAAAAGAAAATAACATAAAGCTTGTGATAGCCGGTGATGGTTCTGGCAAGAGATCTGAGTACTTGAACAAATTAAAAAAACTTATAAATAAGTACGGATTAGATAATGATGTTATTTTCTTAGGACTCGTTAAATACACTCATCTCCCAATATTCTACAGCGGAGCTTTATGTGTAGTTGATTTTTCTAATTATAATAGCTACCCACTTTCAATTGTGGAAGCATGCAACTGTAAATCTGTTGTTATATGTAATAAGACTCCTGTTAACTTAAAAGTTCTAAATAAGTGCGTTGTTTATGCGGGTTATGATGAAGTAATTGCTATAGCTGATTTTATACAAGGTATGAATGACAACTCCTCTTATAAAAATCAGATAGTAGCTAAATTCAGCACACCTTTATATTCTAGTGATGAACAGTTATTGAGTATGTATTCATTATAA
- a CDS encoding DUF503 domain-containing protein, with translation MIIGTAEVTIRIPWAKSLKEKRMVAKSLIQRVKNKFNVSISEVEHQDNHKLLVLGIATVSNSSSHANNSLNEVVDFIYDNTEAEVEDINIEIL, from the coding sequence ATGATAATAGGAACTGCAGAAGTAACAATAAGAATACCATGGGCTAAATCTTTAAAAGAAAAAAGAATGGTAGCTAAAAGCTTAATACAAAGGGTGAAAAATAAATTTAATGTTTCAATAAGTGAAGTAGAGCATCAGGACAATCATAAGCTCTTAGTTTTAGGAATAGCAACTGTAAGTAATAGCTCTAGTCATGCCAATAATTCTCTAAATGAGGTTGTGGACTTTATATATGATAATACTGAAGCTGAGGTAGAAGATATTAATATTGAGATACTTTAA
- a CDS encoding IS1 family transposase, producing the protein MLQHDVELKKFALHTNDVLKRDFYKNRVVESCPLCGSTWHIKYGFYNGIQRYKCKVCDKTFSRTTNSLWSYSKKNTRTWLEFTELMTENKTLKFCAEKLNISIGTAFYWRHKILKALSIDSIPDSLSGIVHIGKVIIKENFKGCRDAEILAEATPRENIWVIGAKGQEDTMFIKPIFKHHWNKVAFNEKVYSKIENNSYIAAYGDSNINSVAMRHNKNKIVKVEKEYRIKYIWPNLKKWLSIFHGVASKYLQRYISFFIIMNLDKVMDYMDLIYDRLFEGNRFIRTEEIRIRSSLF; encoded by the coding sequence TTGCTACAGCACGATGTTGAATTGAAAAAATTTGCTCTACATACTAATGATGTTCTAAAAAGAGATTTTTATAAAAATAGAGTTGTAGAATCTTGTCCGCTTTGTGGGTCAACTTGGCATATTAAATACGGTTTTTATAATGGAATTCAAAGATACAAATGCAAAGTGTGTGATAAAACTTTTTCACGCACAACTAATTCATTATGGAGTTATTCAAAAAAGAATACAAGAACTTGGCTGGAGTTTACTGAATTAATGACAGAAAATAAAACTTTGAAATTTTGCGCAGAAAAGCTAAATATAAGTATTGGCACAGCTTTTTATTGGAGACATAAAATACTTAAGGCGCTAAGTATAGACTCAATTCCAGATAGTCTATCAGGAATTGTACATATAGGAAAAGTCATTATAAAAGAAAACTTTAAAGGGTGTAGAGATGCAGAAATACTAGCCGAAGCAACTCCAAGAGAGAACATTTGGGTTATTGGTGCAAAAGGACAAGAAGACACTATGTTTATAAAGCCAATATTTAAGCATCATTGGAATAAAGTGGCTTTCAATGAGAAAGTTTATTCTAAAATAGAAAATAACTCATACATCGCTGCATACGGAGACAGCAATATAAATTCAGTAGCGATGAGACATAATAAAAATAAAATTGTTAAGGTAGAAAAAGAGTATAGAATAAAATACATTTGGCCAAATTTGAAAAAATGGCTATCAATCTTCCATGGGGTGGCCTCAAAGTATCTTCAAAGATACATTAGCTTCTTCATAATTATGAACTTGGATAAGGTTATGGATTATATGGATTTGATATATGATAGATTATTCGAAGGAAATAGATTTATAAGAACTGAAGAAATAAGAATTAGAAGTTCACTTTTTTAA
- the nhaA gene encoding Na+/H+ antiporter NhaA translates to MENKIHHKILNPFLYFFKNESSSGLILLFCAITAMIIANSGLAKSYEHILHTYITIGYHKFSLSMSVLHWINDGLMTMFFLVVGMEIKRELVIGELKSIKKTILPISAAIGGMIVPAIIYALFNYKQSTITGWGIPMATDIAFALGILSMVAKKAPKGIVLFLTVLAIVDDLGAIVVIAIFYTSKILWVALILGLVVFSALLIANKVGVKYKAVFIIGGLLLWISFLKSGIHATIAGVLLAMTLPVGKNEDEFKTSMLQSFEHILTPWSAFAVMPVFALANSGITLDIKNFLTLIFGPVSLGIIFGLFIGKQLGIFGVSWILIKLKIAKLPSKVEMKHLYGASVLGGIGFTMSLFVSSLSFSDDTILSTAKISIMSASILAAICGTIIFKLIERKTENKHIE, encoded by the coding sequence ATGGAAAATAAAATTCACCATAAAATACTAAATCCATTTTTATACTTTTTTAAAAATGAATCATCAAGTGGATTGATACTTTTATTCTGTGCCATTACAGCAATGATAATTGCAAATTCTGGTTTGGCTAAATCCTATGAACATATATTACATACATATATTACTATTGGCTATCACAAATTTTCGTTATCAATGTCAGTGCTACATTGGATAAATGATGGATTAATGACTATGTTTTTCTTGGTGGTAGGTATGGAAATAAAACGAGAATTGGTGATTGGAGAACTTAAATCTATCAAGAAGACAATACTACCAATCTCTGCTGCCATAGGAGGTATGATTGTTCCGGCAATTATATATGCCTTATTTAATTACAAACAATCAACTATAACAGGATGGGGAATCCCAATGGCCACAGACATAGCGTTTGCATTAGGAATACTTTCAATGGTAGCTAAAAAAGCACCTAAAGGAATAGTATTATTCTTAACGGTATTAGCTATTGTTGATGACTTAGGTGCAATTGTTGTAATAGCTATATTTTACACTAGCAAAATTTTGTGGGTAGCTTTAATTTTAGGATTAGTAGTTTTTAGTGCCCTTTTGATAGCTAATAAGGTTGGAGTAAAATATAAAGCGGTGTTTATTATTGGAGGACTGCTGCTATGGATTAGTTTCTTAAAGTCTGGGATACATGCAACAATTGCTGGTGTTTTACTTGCAATGACACTTCCAGTAGGGAAAAATGAAGATGAGTTTAAAACATCTATGCTGCAAAGTTTTGAACATATATTAACTCCATGGTCTGCTTTTGCGGTTATGCCAGTTTTTGCTTTAGCTAACTCAGGTATAACTTTGGATATAAAAAATTTTTTAACACTTATATTTGGTCCTGTGAGCTTAGGAATTATATTTGGTCTTTTTATTGGAAAGCAACTAGGTATATTTGGAGTTTCATGGATACTGATAAAATTAAAAATTGCTAAACTGCCATCTAAAGTAGAGATGAAGCATCTATATGGTGCAAGTGTTCTTGGTGGTATTGGATTTACAATGTCATTATTTGTTTCCTCTCTTTCATTCTCAGATGATACCATTTTATCTACTGCCAAAATAAGTATTATGAGTGCTTCAATTTTAGCTGCAATATGTGGCACAATAATTTTTAAATTAATAGAACGTAAAACTGAAAATAAGCATATTGAATGA
- a CDS encoding voltage-gated chloride channel family protein, with protein sequence MKNIRKKFKDMLIFLGKKNSSVALGITLIKWIILGSIVGIVTGSAAALFLKSLELATNLRMQNSWLLLLLPIGGAFVSFLYSRYGKNSSKGNNLILEKINENSGRISMRMAPLVFIGTVITHLFGGSAGREGTGVQIGSTIAEGVGRFFKLDKIDTRIILMSGISSGFASVFGTPLAGTVFGLEVATLGIMSYEAMIPCFTASIVGDIISKAWGIQHIHYKILEVPELTSMTVVKIVFAAILFGLTSRLFSELTHKLKEVFTEAFKNPVIKSFIGGILVIILVYVVGTRDYLGLSIPLISDSFTSKVHPLAFLGKIAFTSLTLGAGFQGGEVTPLFVIGSTLGNSLSNILHMSPSFLAALGLIGVFTGATNTPIASFFLGIEMFGAQGIELMFMTCVISYIFSGHTGIYTSQKIGRSKSKIIEVPHNASLSYYRKKVSNKENLVSGVGSSF encoded by the coding sequence ATGAAAAATATTAGAAAGAAATTTAAAGATATGCTGATTTTTTTAGGTAAAAAGAATAGCAGTGTTGCATTAGGGATAACTCTTATTAAATGGATTATACTTGGATCCATAGTTGGAATAGTTACTGGTTCTGCTGCAGCGCTATTCCTAAAGAGCTTAGAACTTGCTACCAATCTACGTATGCAAAATTCATGGTTACTACTTCTCCTACCTATAGGTGGAGCTTTTGTGAGCTTTCTATATTCAAGATATGGAAAGAATTCTTCAAAGGGTAATAATTTAATTCTAGAAAAAATTAATGAAAATAGTGGAAGAATATCTATGCGTATGGCACCTTTAGTTTTCATAGGAACTGTTATCACCCATCTTTTTGGAGGTTCTGCAGGAAGAGAAGGTACAGGTGTACAAATAGGTTCTACAATTGCAGAAGGTGTTGGACGTTTCTTTAAACTAGACAAAATTGATACTAGAATAATCCTTATGAGTGGTATAAGCAGTGGTTTTGCATCAGTATTTGGTACTCCACTAGCAGGTACAGTGTTTGGATTAGAGGTAGCAACTTTAGGAATTATGAGTTATGAGGCTATGATACCTTGTTTTACAGCTAGTATTGTAGGGGATATAATATCTAAAGCTTGGGGAATTCAACATATTCATTATAAAATCCTTGAAGTACCAGAATTAACTTCAATGACTGTAGTTAAGATTGTTTTTGCAGCTATTCTTTTTGGACTAACTAGTAGGTTATTTAGTGAATTGACACACAAACTTAAGGAAGTATTTACTGAGGCTTTTAAAAATCCAGTGATAAAAAGTTTTATAGGTGGTATTTTAGTAATTATATTAGTTTATGTTGTAGGAACTAGGGATTACTTAGGACTTAGTATACCCTTAATATCAGATTCCTTTACTAGCAAAGTTCATCCATTAGCTTTTCTAGGTAAGATTGCATTTACTTCATTAACCTTAGGAGCAGGCTTTCAAGGAGGAGAGGTTACACCTTTATTTGTAATAGGTTCAACTTTAGGAAATTCTTTATCGAATATTTTACATATGTCACCATCATTTTTAGCTGCACTTGGTCTTATAGGAGTATTTACAGGTGCAACAAATACACCTATTGCATCATTTTTTCTTGGCATTGAAATGTTTGGGGCACAGGGGATTGAGCTTATGTTTATGACTTGTGTCATCAGTTACATATTCTCTGGACATACTGGAATATATACTTCTCAAAAAATAGGTAGAAGTAAGAGTAAAATAATTGAAGTTCCACATAATGCTTCTCTTTCTTACTATAGAAAGAAGGTATCAAATAAGGAAAATTTAGTTTCTGGGGTGGGAAGCTCTTTTTAG
- a CDS encoding DUF1634 domain-containing protein, whose protein sequence is MKENSKIDEMEVVISRLLRIGVVLSAIIIFAGLMLFLITGKSGYTDDRFPITISEIFSGAIVLKSYAIIMVGMIILILTPVFRVGVSIIVFVKEKDYLYTKITLAVFIILIISFVLGKVE, encoded by the coding sequence ATGAAAGAAAATTCTAAAATAGATGAAATGGAAGTTGTAATCAGCAGACTTTTAAGAATTGGAGTAGTATTAAGTGCAATTATAATTTTTGCGGGATTAATGTTGTTTTTAATCACCGGCAAAAGTGGGTATACAGATGATAGGTTTCCAATTACGATATCTGAGATATTTAGTGGAGCTATAGTTCTGAAGTCTTATGCAATAATTATGGTAGGAATGATAATACTAATTTTAACCCCAGTATTTCGAGTTGGAGTATCTATTATAGTTTTTGTAAAGGAAAAAGACTATTTATACACTAAGATTACCTTAGCAGTGTTCATTATACTTATCATAAGTTTTGTCCTAGGTAAGGTTGAATAA
- a CDS encoding sulfite exporter TauE/SafE family protein — MILLVIKILVISILAGVFGSILGLGGGIIITPVLTLMFGIDIKYAIGASIVSVIATSSGAAVAYVKDKITNIRIGMFLEIATTIGAITGAFISGFVNPKYLYMVFGFLLLYSALAMLKKRGQELPHDVISHPMAVKLKLNGEYHDKALNKDISYNVAGVYGGFGMMYVAGVISGLLGIGSGIFKVMAMDLFMKLPLKVSSATSNFMIGVTAAASAGVYLLRGDIDPKIAAPVALGVLIGATIGTKVMQNLKSKTIRMIFIPVLAYVSIEMIVKGFGM, encoded by the coding sequence ATGATATTACTTGTAATTAAAATACTAGTTATCTCTATATTAGCTGGTGTATTTGGCTCAATTCTAGGACTTGGAGGAGGTATTATAATAACTCCTGTACTAACGTTGATGTTTGGAATTGATATAAAATATGCAATTGGAGCAAGTATTGTTTCTGTAATAGCAACTTCAAGTGGTGCAGCAGTTGCATATGTAAAGGATAAAATTACCAATATTAGAATAGGAATGTTTTTAGAAATAGCTACAACCATAGGTGCTATAACTGGGGCATTCATTAGTGGGTTTGTTAATCCTAAATACTTGTATATGGTTTTTGGATTTCTATTATTATATTCTGCCTTGGCAATGCTAAAGAAAAGAGGGCAAGAATTACCTCATGATGTGATTTCTCATCCTATGGCAGTGAAATTGAAGCTAAATGGTGAGTATCATGATAAAGCATTAAATAAGGACATAAGTTATAATGTTGCAGGTGTATATGGCGGTTTCGGAATGATGTACGTTGCTGGAGTAATTTCAGGTCTTCTTGGGATTGGCAGTGGAATATTTAAAGTAATGGCTATGGATCTATTTATGAAACTACCTTTAAAAGTATCCAGTGCAACAAGTAATTTTATGATTGGTGTAACTGCAGCAGCAAGTGCAGGTGTATACTTACTTAGAGGAGATATCGATCCTAAAATAGCTGCACCGGTAGCACTGGGAGTATTAATAGGTGCTACTATAGGTACTAAAGTAATGCAAAATCTAAAAAGTAAGACAATAAGGATGATATTTATACCTGTCCTTGCTTATGTTTCTATAGAGATGATAGTTAAAGGTTTTGGAATGTAA